In one window of Candidatus Scalindua sp. DNA:
- a CDS encoding EAL domain-containing protein translates to MNSIHILLVVNDALPIELLEQAFENRFPQMKQTTVHNLIEARTCLTKYSPDLVVIDYDLLDGKDTTLSGAGNAKEGIPVLVLTNYDDEQLTEKIVKLGALDSLLKSEATLVNMPYICERALREWRYICKHKKGEGEDTKLTYYDSLTGLPNRFLFKDRLTLEIAHAQRDNTIIAVMFLDLDGFEKINDTLGNCIGNKLLIEVAKRFVNTVRKNDTVTRHGDDEFTLLLPGITHAEDAAEMANKINETVRHPITLESHELHITTSIGIALYPVDSKDADTLLKSADIAMYHARDQGRDNFQFYKPPLQTNAYARMAMVNDLRQALKRKEFMVYYQPQMDIKSGRIVGMEALARWRHPDKGIIYPAEFLNTAERTRMIVPLGEMILKAACAQNKVWRDAGFTPLRVAVNLSTLQFNQQNLIEMVVQALNETGMEPNLLELEVTENTSMKNADASSYKMRELVDVGVHISIDDLGTGLCSLSYLKKFPLSTLKIDRSFVNEVIFDVNDSVIIMAFIAMAKNLNLKIVAEGVETQEQLNFLKQQDCDEIQGFLFSEPVTADEFEKLLEQDKQL, encoded by the coding sequence ATGAATTCTATTCATATTTTACTTGTTGTAAATGATGCCTTACCTATTGAATTGCTGGAGCAGGCCTTTGAAAACCGGTTTCCGCAGATGAAACAGACAACTGTTCACAATCTCATTGAGGCTCGTACCTGCCTGACAAAGTATTCTCCTGATCTGGTGGTTATCGATTATGATCTGTTGGATGGAAAAGATACCACACTTTCTGGAGCAGGTAATGCCAAGGAGGGAATACCTGTATTGGTTTTAACTAATTATGACGATGAACAGCTGACGGAGAAAATTGTAAAGTTGGGGGCTTTGGATTCTCTCTTAAAATCTGAAGCGACTTTAGTAAACATGCCGTACATATGTGAAAGGGCGCTGCGCGAGTGGCGTTATATCTGCAAACATAAAAAGGGTGAGGGGGAAGACACAAAATTGACGTACTATGATTCCTTGACAGGTTTGCCAAACCGGTTTCTTTTTAAGGATCGCCTTACGCTGGAAATTGCTCATGCACAGCGTGATAATACCATAATTGCGGTTATGTTTCTCGACCTTGATGGATTTGAAAAAATAAATGATACCCTTGGAAATTGTATAGGAAACAAGCTGCTGATAGAGGTTGCAAAAAGATTTGTAAACACTGTGCGGAAGAATGATACCGTAACACGTCATGGAGATGACGAATTTACGTTGTTACTGCCGGGAATTACTCACGCAGAAGATGCCGCTGAAATGGCCAACAAGATCAACGAAACCGTGAGGCATCCAATAACGCTGGAGTCTCACGAACTGCATATTACTACCAGCATAGGGATAGCCCTTTATCCCGTTGACAGTAAAGATGCTGATACCTTGTTAAAGAGTGCCGATATCGCGATGTATCATGCCAGGGATCAGGGCAGAGACAACTTTCAGTTTTACAAACCGCCCTTGCAGACGAATGCTTATGCGAGGATGGCAATGGTTAACGATTTACGCCAGGCCTTAAAGCGGAAAGAATTCATGGTCTATTATCAACCACAGATGGACATTAAGAGTGGCAGGATTGTTGGAATGGAAGCTCTTGCAAGATGGAGACACCCCGATAAAGGTATAATCTATCCCGCAGAATTTTTGAATACTGCAGAGCGAACGAGAATGATAGTGCCTCTGGGGGAAATGATCCTCAAGGCAGCTTGTGCACAAAACAAGGTATGGAGGGATGCAGGATTTACTCCTCTGCGTGTGGCTGTTAACCTTTCCACGCTGCAGTTCAACCAGCAAAACCTTATTGAAATGGTTGTGCAGGCATTAAATGAGACAGGCATGGAACCAAATCTGCTGGAACTGGAAGTTACTGAAAACACGTCCATGAAGAATGCGGATGCCTCCTCCTACAAAATGAGGGAATTGGTTGATGTCGGAGTTCATATAAGTATTGACGACTTGGGTACTGGATTGTGTTCCTTAAGCTATCTTAAAAAATTCCCGCTTAGTACACTCAAGATTGACCGTTCTTTTGTGAATGAAGTAATCTTCGACGTCAACGATTCAGTAATCATCATGGCATTTATCGCCATGGCGAAAAACCTGAACCTTAAGATTGTTGCAGAAGGAGTTGAAACACAAGAGCAGTTAAACTTTCTCAAACAGCAGGATTGCGATGAGATACAGGGCTTTCTGTTCAGTGAGCCGGTTACTGCCGATGAATTTGAAAAATTACTGGAACAGGATAAACAGTTATAA
- a CDS encoding glycosyltransferase family 9 protein, with translation MKAKPGKILIVRLSALGDVVDVLPALRSLRSHFPNSEIAWLVEDRACNILSGHPDIDKIIVFPRKRWQRNILHLHTFFETVSDMVSFYRNLRNERYDFVLDFHGNLKSGIMTILTGAENRIGFGKGHCKEFNYLFTKYHITPPRKRIHRIERNLTLLSSLNIDTGFLKPELPISIQCHEYVSAFLETKQVSSKPIILVHPCTSAYGAYKRWSTSNYALLADMILTNFDAHVIFTWGPNELDIIDEIVGKMKNTAIVACETTIKQLVELIRQADLFIGGDTGPLHIASTLCIPTVAIFGPKDPAIYGPYNGNSIIVSKELPCSPCRQRTCSDTKCITTILPEEVFDSVSKLMTGSVLKKVTVKTHI, from the coding sequence GTGAAAGCAAAACCTGGAAAAATTTTAATAGTCCGTCTCAGTGCACTGGGTGACGTGGTAGATGTTCTCCCGGCATTGCGATCACTTCGGTCTCATTTCCCCAATTCAGAAATTGCATGGTTAGTTGAAGACAGAGCATGCAACATCCTTTCCGGTCATCCGGATATCGATAAGATTATAGTATTTCCGCGAAAAAGATGGCAACGGAATATATTACATTTACATACGTTCTTTGAGACCGTAAGCGACATGGTATCATTTTATCGTAACCTTCGCAATGAGAGGTATGATTTCGTGTTAGATTTTCATGGTAATCTTAAAAGTGGTATCATGACTATTTTAACGGGTGCAGAAAATAGAATTGGGTTCGGGAAAGGACATTGTAAAGAATTTAACTATCTGTTCACAAAATACCATATCACTCCTCCCAGAAAAAGAATACATAGAATTGAAAGAAACCTTACCCTGCTCAGCAGTTTAAACATTGACACGGGATTCTTGAAACCAGAACTTCCCATATCAATACAGTGCCATGAATATGTTTCTGCTTTTTTAGAGACAAAACAGGTCTCTTCGAAACCCATAATTTTAGTACACCCTTGTACGAGTGCGTATGGTGCTTACAAGCGGTGGTCTACGTCAAATTATGCCCTCTTGGCCGACATGATCTTAACTAACTTTGATGCTCACGTAATTTTCACTTGGGGACCGAATGAACTTGACATCATCGACGAGATAGTAGGTAAAATGAAAAATACGGCAATCGTTGCCTGCGAGACAACGATAAAACAGCTCGTTGAACTCATACGCCAGGCCGATCTCTTTATTGGCGGAGATACTGGACCATTGCATATAGCGTCTACTCTCTGCATACCGACGGTCGCAATTTTCGGCCCCAAGGATCCCGCAATTTATGGCCCTTACAACGGTAATTCCATAATCGTAAGCAAGGAATTACCCTGTAGTCCGTGCAGACAGAGGACATGTTCTGACACTAAATGCATAACGACAATCTTACCGGAAGAAGTTTTTGATTCGGTCTCGAAGTTGATGACCGGATCTGTTCTTAAAAAAGTAACGGTCAAAACACACATCTAA
- the queC gene encoding 7-cyano-7-deazaguanine synthase QueC produces the protein MKTKTRSTGKQLAIVLLSGGLDSCVTLAIAAKEYKVALLHIQYSQRTQSRESLAFHEIADYYHVPEDKILVTRLDHLKKIGGSSLTDIHLPIDNDTAESVVPNTYVPFRNTLMLSIAVSWAEVIKAEKIFIGAVEQDSPNYPDCRKEYYDTFNKLVEVGTMPSTHIKVVTPLIGMKKSEIVKMGIELSAPLPLTWSCYKNNDLACGKCQSCTLRLRAFEDAGYRDKIPYLEEKNSCNF, from the coding sequence ATGAAGACAAAAACCCGGTCAACCGGAAAACAACTGGCGATTGTTCTCCTGAGCGGAGGGCTTGACAGCTGTGTCACCTTAGCAATAGCTGCCAAAGAATATAAAGTCGCCCTGCTTCATATACAATATTCTCAACGAACCCAATCACGGGAATCGCTGGCGTTTCATGAAATAGCCGATTATTATCATGTTCCAGAGGATAAGATACTGGTTACAAGATTAGATCATTTAAAAAAAATAGGAGGTTCGAGCCTTACCGACATACACCTCCCAATAGATAATGACACGGCTGAATCTGTCGTACCCAATACGTATGTACCTTTCCGGAACACTCTTATGCTCTCAATTGCTGTTTCATGGGCAGAGGTTATTAAGGCAGAGAAAATATTTATTGGTGCCGTTGAACAAGACAGCCCGAATTATCCCGATTGCAGGAAGGAATACTATGATACCTTTAACAAACTTGTAGAAGTCGGCACAATGCCTTCAACTCATATCAAAGTTGTCACTCCCCTGATCGGGATGAAAAAATCTGAAATAGTGAAGATGGGTATCGAGCTCAGTGCACCCCTCCCTCTTACGTGGTCTTGTTACAAAAATAACGATCTGGCATGTGGTAAATGTCAAAGCTGCACACTACGCTTAAGAGCATTTGAGGATGCAGGATATAGAGACAAAATCCCTTACCTCGAAGAGAAAAACAGCTGTAATTTCTAA
- the plsY gene encoding glycerol-3-phosphate 1-O-acyltransferase PlsY, producing the protein MLLSYISGLTISYLIGGIPFGYFIAITKGIDIRQHGSGNIGASNVGRILGRKYGIIIFILDLLKGFVSVSVIPIWVSKLQFPTNSGDLLVILCGLCAILGHVFPVYLRFKGGKGVATSFGVFIWLVPVSAIISFSIWIVIVLIFRYVSLGSMIASLAITGSIIVLENDPFGTGIYLTVLSAAVAMLIIMRHWVNIQRIISGTESKIMSKGDYTESKGF; encoded by the coding sequence ATGCTTTTATCTTATATCTCTGGTCTCACCATATCCTACTTAATCGGAGGAATTCCATTCGGATATTTCATAGCTATTACTAAGGGGATTGATATCCGTCAGCATGGGAGCGGTAATATAGGGGCTTCAAATGTAGGGAGAATACTTGGTCGCAAGTATGGGATAATAATTTTTATCCTCGATTTACTGAAGGGATTTGTATCAGTCTCTGTAATTCCGATATGGGTCAGTAAATTACAATTTCCGACCAACTCCGGAGACCTTTTAGTAATTCTTTGTGGCTTATGTGCGATACTTGGTCATGTGTTTCCTGTGTATCTCCGTTTTAAAGGAGGAAAGGGTGTTGCAACAAGTTTTGGGGTCTTCATCTGGCTAGTACCGGTGTCAGCAATTATATCATTTAGTATCTGGATTGTGATTGTATTAATCTTTCGTTATGTTTCTCTTGGATCAATGATAGCTTCTTTAGCTATCACCGGTAGTATAATTGTATTGGAAAACGATCCATTTGGTACGGGTATATATCTTACCGTTCTATCCGCAGCCGTTGCCATGTTGATAATTATGAGGCATTGGGTAAATATCCAGAGAATCATCTCAGGGACGGAATCGAAGATTATGTCTAAGGGTGATTATACAGAGTCAAAAGGGTTTTAA
- a CDS encoding YrbL family protein produces the protein MNFVSFLTSHYESVIIAPVMSKVRLPDYFTILKKGRISLYIHKKYEVQLTEQDLDILFDLYRDVKAGSSSIQPEATSKGVLHDQYAGRAEAGVSYHGRTPCRSIFLKSLNNGSFVVRDYWHGGLFGKILRDVFWHGLRPIQELVICESASKKGIQTIEIIAIIKNRFLGPFYKSKLISREIRNSTDLMELLLRYDKNTFYAQKRDIISRVAHAIKEMHDAGIYHADLNLKNILLQTAGRDKSVAYIIDLDKSKQFNELKPRSRMKNLMRLDRSWEKFRRNSSKKNRSHVSCTGYITNGDKIRFMREYLSSGRRFMPAVAARSNEEKSVRHEVGTGSFRNQEEWLKTFLKYYVSSYKTHRFLWWLADLYGKK, from the coding sequence TTGAATTTTGTCTCATTTTTGACTTCGCACTATGAATCTGTTATAATTGCACCTGTTATGAGTAAGGTAAGGCTGCCTGACTATTTTACTATTTTAAAAAAAGGGAGGATATCGTTATATATTCACAAAAAATACGAGGTACAGTTAACGGAACAGGACCTTGATATTTTGTTTGATTTATATAGAGACGTCAAGGCCGGATCTTCAAGCATCCAGCCGGAGGCAACATCAAAAGGAGTCCTGCACGATCAATATGCCGGAAGAGCCGAAGCCGGCGTATCTTACCATGGAAGAACACCTTGCAGAAGTATTTTTCTGAAAAGTCTCAATAACGGAAGTTTTGTGGTGAGAGATTACTGGCACGGCGGCCTGTTTGGAAAGATATTAAGAGACGTATTCTGGCACGGACTGCGTCCAATTCAGGAGCTTGTAATTTGTGAGAGTGCATCTAAAAAAGGAATACAGACGATAGAAATAATTGCCATTATAAAAAACAGGTTTCTGGGTCCGTTTTATAAGAGTAAGCTCATTTCAAGGGAAATCAGAAATTCTACTGATCTCATGGAACTGCTTTTGAGATATGATAAGAATACTTTTTATGCACAGAAGAGAGATATTATTTCCAGAGTCGCACATGCCATAAAGGAGATGCACGACGCCGGGATTTATCATGCAGACCTGAACTTGAAGAATATTCTTTTACAAACAGCGGGGAGAGACAAATCTGTAGCCTATATCATAGATCTTGACAAATCTAAACAGTTTAATGAGTTGAAACCCCGGAGCAGAATGAAGAATCTCATGCGGCTTGACAGATCATGGGAAAAATTCAGGAGAAACAGCTCTAAGAAAAACCGTTCTCATGTGTCGTGCACAGGGTACATAACGAATGGCGACAAGATACGGTTCATGAGAGAATATCTCAGTTCCGGACGGAGGTTTATGCCCGCTGTTGCTGCCCGTTCGAATGAGGAGAAATCGGTGAGGCACGAAGTTGGCACTGGTTCTTTTCGTAACCAGGAAGAATGGTTAAAAACCTTTCTCAAATATTATGTATCATCTTACAAAACACATAGATTTTTGTGGTGGTTGGCGGATTTATATGGTAAAAAGTAA
- a CDS encoding septal ring lytic transglycosylase RlpA family protein, translated as MVKYRSMRHKKVFSLLVSIACIIGCGSMNTRGSHGREADTNVAAFREVNSDETARRVVEKRGGSRGQAPKEEADRKEYYLNAADKGKAESEMIYRGEIDMNEPGTGGTQPLETFNGSEDSRKKSEKQPDRYDETGFAAFISDEYQGVMTASGVRYDRNKMTAAHPSLPFDTKIAVTNLRNKRSVEVIIIDRFYPSTDRILNVSHRAAEELDLIESGVAKVGIRILTGLESGSN; from the coding sequence GTGGTCAAATATCGAAGCATGAGGCACAAGAAAGTCTTTTCACTATTGGTGAGTATTGCCTGTATAATTGGCTGCGGGAGTATGAACACCAGGGGATCTCATGGAAGAGAAGCGGACACAAATGTTGCAGCTTTTAGAGAGGTAAATAGTGATGAAACCGCAAGGAGAGTAGTTGAAAAGAGAGGCGGAAGCCGGGGGCAAGCTCCGAAGGAAGAGGCAGACAGGAAAGAGTACTATTTAAACGCAGCTGACAAGGGGAAGGCTGAAAGTGAGATGATTTACCGCGGGGAAATTGATATGAATGAACCAGGGACTGGCGGAACTCAGCCTTTAGAAACCTTTAATGGTAGTGAAGATAGCAGAAAAAAGAGTGAAAAACAACCTGATAGATACGATGAAACAGGCTTTGCCGCATTTATATCAGATGAATATCAAGGGGTAATGACTGCAAGTGGAGTGAGGTACGATAGAAACAAAATGACAGCAGCTCATCCATCCCTGCCATTTGATACGAAAATAGCAGTAACGAACTTAAGAAATAAAAGAAGTGTGGAAGTAATTATCATTGATCGTTTTTATCCTTCAACCGACAGAATTCTGAATGTCTCTCACAGAGCGGCCGAAGAATTAGACTTAATAGAGAGTGGGGTTGCAAAAGTGGGTATACGGATACTCACAGGTCTTGAATCAGGTTCGAATTAG